aaGCCAGGGAACAAGGTTaccaaggtggtggccttgttcttcctctctttccataagaagaagcagaagaaagagaagatgaagaggCTCAACGAACTAAGGAGCTACTCCCACGCTGTCAGTGAccagaagaagacaaagaagaaggccTCAGCAGACCAAGAATCAAGCAAGAAGAAAGTGTTTCCATCAAGACTCAAAATGTCTTGGCTTGGTCAAGGTAAGGGTACCAACAACACACACAAAGTTCCACAAGATCAGGATCCACGTAGAGACAGCACAAGCGCATTCATTCCGTGATGTTGTGAAACAAAAGAACAGCCGAGATCAAATTTATCAACATCAACTCCATTTTTCAATGTACACTAAAGAAATTTATCCTCTGTAGCTCGAGATTATTTATGTGTACAAATATTGATGCATATGACGATATTGTATGGAGAAAAATGTGATAATCAGAATCAAaccaatgattttaaatttcaGGAATCCAAaacatttaaatacaaaaaaagagaagataGACATTGGATCTTTATACATCTATCATACAAGCACGGACCATTTGCTTCATTCCCTAGCTATACTTAGGCATGTCAACTCACCGATACTAGTGAGAAGTTTGATACATCGTGAATTATTATTCTCCGACCAGTTCTTAGCAGCACCTCCATTGTAATAGGACCTataaacagagaaaaaaaaaggagaaataaaaatgaagaactGAAAAGCTTAGACCTTCCTTCTACCCTCGAGGAACATAGAAAAATGTT
The window above is part of the Brassica napus cultivar Da-Ae chromosome C3, Da-Ae, whole genome shotgun sequence genome. Proteins encoded here:
- the BNACNNG54680D gene encoding uncharacterized protein BNACNNG54680D, with the protein product MRGSASLVTLNHKILRPCRKLLIRITKSCPRRQTRHLKLKKASSSSSRKPGNKVTKVVALFFLSFHKKKQKKEKMKRLNELRSYSHAVSDQKKTKKKASADQESSKKKVFPSRLKMSWLGQGKGTNNTHKVPQDQDPRRDSTSAFIP